In Lotus japonicus ecotype B-129 chromosome 5, LjGifu_v1.2, one genomic interval encodes:
- the LOC130719452 gene encoding uncharacterized protein LOC130719452, protein MKRRSDYDLQAKTSAEMLQLYKVKLEGANNLKKMKGSSQIQQQKKNQSQQSEDQRKNHVSFRKSVQVEESSSIQQKIQQQRQQPVNSTKSNQEDHSDEQGSKKKHTMQPLSTRIELQATRSTQIPEAHFRELIDYWRLEAIKEISAKNTRNIAQQKWRHRVGPISFACIRERLRASKEDGESSTQADIFIETRKSKKGKKVDEETNNVITKLHDLVENYGQSSSEAFKQVFGDERPGRVRCYGRTMTPSVFKRNNEIAEIEKKHAKEVQRLTDKVHDMEAKHEDMERKFQILLRTMLNHTDNAVDLDALAALLLPSDDNGPLHSSTSVHAPNNQEELLRNFLRSNALLVRKSLKFTLENLQEHLQVKLKQQELMI, encoded by the exons atgaaaagaagaagTGATTATGATCTCCAAGCTAAGACTAGTGCTGAAATGCTTCAGCTGTACAAAGTGAAATTGGAAGGTGCTAACAatttgaagaaaatgaaggggTCTAGTCAAATACAACAGCAAAAGAAAAACCAGAGCCAGCAAAGCGAAGATCAAAGGAAGAACCATGTGAGTTTTAGAAAATCAGTTCAAGTAGAAGAATCTTCCTCTATACAACAAAAAATACAGCAGCAGAGGCAGCAACCGGTGAACTCTACGAAATCTAACCAAGAGGATCATTCTGATGAACAAGGctccaaaaaaaaacatacgaTGCAACCATTGAGCACTAGAATAGAACTACAAGCAACTAGATCTACTCAAATTCCAG AGGCACACTTTAGAGAGTTGATAGATTATTGGAGGCTTGAAGCAATTAAA GAAATCAGTGCCAAAAATACTAGAAATATAGCACAGCAGAAATGGAGACACCGAGTGGGGCCTATAAGCTTTGCTTGTATAAGGGAGAGATTG CGTGCAAGCAAAGAGGATGGAGAGAGCTCTACTCAAGCTGATATTTTCATTGAAACTCGTAAAagcaagaaaggaaaaaaggtgGATGAAGAAACAAATAATGTGATT ACAAAACTTCATGACTTGGTTGAAAATTATGGTCAatcttcttctgaagcttttaAGCAAGTGTTTGGCGACGAAAGACCGGGGAGAGTGCGATGCTACGGGAGAACTATGACACCAAGTGTCTTCAAAAGGAATAATGAAATAGCTGAAATTGAGAAAAAACATGCGAAGGAAGTCCAACGTTTAACTGATAAGGTGCATGACATGGAGGCAAAGCATGAGGACATGGAGcgaaaatttcaaattcttctacGGACCATGCTGAACCATACTGACAACGCAGTTGATTTGGATGCTTTAGCTGCCTTGTTACTCCCCAGTGATGACAATGGCCCTCTACATTCATCTACATCTGTGCATGCTCCAAATAATCAAGAG gaacttttgaggaatttcctgaggagcaacgctttgcttgtgaggaagagtttgaagttcaccctggagaatctacag GAGCATTTGCAAGTGAAACTAAAGCAGCAAGAGCTCATGATTTAA